In Phragmites australis chromosome 17, lpPhrAust1.1, whole genome shotgun sequence, the following are encoded in one genomic region:
- the LOC133897927 gene encoding tuliposide A-converting enzyme 2, chloroplastic-like: MDPSSEVILDTPFFRIYSDRRADRLIGNSTVPPGFDAATGVTSKDVIDGDAGVYVRLHLPDMAPWSDDSQKLPVLVYFHGGGFVTGSAASPMYHVFLNSLAARTGLLVVSVNYRLAPEHPLPAGYEDSFRALKWVVSGSGDPWLSQHGDLGRVFLAGDSAGGNIVHNVAMMARLEGEGSDVASRIERAALLHAAFGGREPIGGETPEVVALTEKLWRAVCPEATNGADDPRMNPLATGAPSLRNLPCKRVLVCAAEADFLRPRCRAYYEALAASGWGGAVEWLESKGEEHTFFLGKPGCGEAVALMDRLVAFFSVH; the protein is encoded by the coding sequence ATGGATCCGAGCTCCGAAGTCATACTGGACACCCCGTTCTTCCGCATCTACAGCGACCGGCGCGCCGACCGCCTGATCGGCAACAGCACCGTGCCACCCGGCTTTGACGCCGCAACCGGTGTCACGTCGAAGGATGTCATCGACGGAGACGCCGGCGTCTACGtccgcctccacctcccggACATGGCTCCCTGGTCCGACGACAGCCAGAAGCTCCCCGTGCTCGTCTACTTCCACGGCGGCGGCTTCGTCACCGGGTCCGCGGCTTCCCCGATGTACCATGTCTTCCTCAACTCTCTGGCCGCGAGGACGGGCCTGCTCGTCGTGTCCGTGAACTACCGCCTCGCGCCCGAGCACCCGTTGCCGGCCGGCTACGAGGACTCCTTCCGCGCGCTCAAGTGGGTGGTTTCGGGTAGTGGTGACCCCTGGCTGTCACAGCACGGCGACCTTGGCCGCGTATTCTTGGCCGGTGACAGCGCCGGCGGGAACATCGTCCACAACGTCGCGATGATGGCCAGGCTGGAAGGCGAAGGCTCGGACGTGGCGTCGCGAATCGAGCGCGCGGCTCTGCTCCACGCCGCTTTCGGGGGCAGGGAGCCCATCGGCGGGGAGACGCCGGAGGTGGTGGCGCTGACGGAGAAGCTATGGCGCGCCGTGTGCCCCGAGGCAACTAACGGGGCGGACGACCCGCGGATGAATCCCTTGGCCACCGGGGCACCGAGCCTGCGGAACCTACCGTGCAAGAGGGTGCTCGTCTGCGCAGCGGAGGCGGACTTCCTGCGACCGAGATGCAGGGCGTACTACGAGGCCCTCGCGGCGAGCGGGTGGGGCGGCGCGGTTGAGTGGCTCGAGTCCAAGGGCGAGGAGCACACCTTCTTCCTCGGCAAGCCCGGCTGCGGTGAGGCCGTGGCGCTCATGGACCGGCTCGTCGCGTTCTTCTCTGTGCACTGA
- the LOC133896642 gene encoding probable carboxylesterase 2, with amino-acid sequence MASQILLPLLLFLIGSHCGSGAPGAARRQLLARRAGDPNSQVKFDFSPFLIEYKSGRVKRLMGTNVVAASSDALTGVTSRDVVIDPANNVSARLYLPSFRASARVPVVVYFHGGAFVVESAFTPIYHAYLNTLTARAGVVAVSVNYRLAPEHPLPAAYDDSWAALKWVLANAAGSDPWLSQYGDLSRLFLAGDSAGGNIAHNLALRAGDEGLDGGARIKGVALLNPYFQGRSPVGADAMDPAYLQSAARTWSFICAGRYPINHPYADPLVLPASSWQRLGCSRVLVTVSELDRLSPWQRAYYAALRGSGWPGQAELYETPGEGHVYFLTKLGTPQALAEMARLVAFINRDNQ; translated from the coding sequence ATGGCCTCGCAGATCTTGCTCCCGCTGCTCCTCTTCCTCATTGGCTCGCATTGCGGCAGCGGGGCGCCGGGAGCGGCGAGGCGGCAGCTGCTGGCGCGGCGCGCTGGGGACCCCAACTCGCAGGTCAAGTTCGACTTCTCGCCGTTCCTGATCGAGTACAAGAGCGGCCGCGTGAAGCGGCTCATGGGCACCAACGTGGTGGCCGCGTCGTCCGACGCGCTCACAGGCGTCACCTCCAGGGACGTCGTCATCGACCCCGCCAACAACGTCTCCGCGCGGCTCTACCTCCCTAGCTTCCGCGCCAGCGCCAGGGTCCCCGTGGTCGTCTACTTCCATGGCGGCGCGTTCGTGGTCGAGTCGGCATTCACGCCCATCTACCACGCCTATCTCAACACCCTCACCGCCAGGGCCGGCGTCGTGGCGGTGTCGGTGAACTACCGCCTCGCGCCGGAGCACCCGCTCCCGGCGGCCTACGACGACTCGTGGGCGGCGCTCAAGTGGGTGCTCGCGAACGCGGCTGGGTCGGACCCGTGGCTCTCCCAGTACGGCGACCTGTCCCGCCTGTTCCTCGCCGGCGACAGCGCGGGCGGCAACATCGCGCACAACCTGGCACTGCGCGCCGGGGACGAAGGCCTGGACGGCGGGGCCAGGATCAAGGGCGTGGCGCTGCTGAACCCGTACTTCCAGGGGCGGAGCCCCGTGGGCGCCGACGCAATGGACCCGGCCTACCTCCAGTCCGCGGCGCGCACCTGGAGCTTCATCTGCGCGGGGAGGTACCCGATCAACCACCCGTACGCGGACCCGCTCGTCCTGCCGGCTTCCTCGTGGCAGCGGTTGGGCTGCTCCCGCGTGCTGGTGACCGTGTCGGAGCTGGACCGCCTGAGCCCGTGGCAGCGCGCGTACTACGCCGCGCTCCGTGGCAGTGGCTGGCCCGGGCAGGCCGAGCTCTACGAGACCCCCGGCGAGGGCCACGTGTACTTCCTCACCAAGCTCGGCACGCCGCAGGCGCTCG